The genomic window TCTTTACTGTAATTCCTTTCAACCGCTTTGTTGTTGTAATTTTCTGCCCGAGCAAGTGACTAACAATAGGATCGGGACGATTATCGGAATAATTGAATATTACTTCCGCTTCGCCACCAGCATAAGAAATACTCGTGAGACGATGATTATTGAAATCCGAGCTGTAGTTGTAGTTAATTGCATTCCCGATATTGTCTTGTACATCTGATAAAGACCAAGACACAATTTTATCGCTTACTTTAACCTTTGAATCGTCAGTATAACCGTAGCGCTTTAGGGATCCATCTTTAGCTATTACAGTAAAATAATTGGGGTTGCCTATTGCGTCTCCGACAGCTTTTATTTCAATTGCGTAGTTGTCTATCTCTGTTTTATATGTGGAATTAGCTGCACCATATTCACCATCGACAAGCACAAGTCGCTGGCCATCTAGGCACAGTCGATCCTCCTCATTGAGCTTAATTGGCTTAGCAATCCCATCTTGATATAACGTACTTGCACACCGAGATATTCCGGAACCAGCAGACAAGGACCACCCCAAACCTACTATCCCGTTACCCCCTTGAGAAGAATAAGAAAGTGAAACACTCGGCTGCACACCTGCGACCCCGCTTGGCAAGGCAATGGGAAGGTTATAAGTCGCAGCCCCCGTTTCTGAGACACGAAATTCACCGCCCGTAGAGCCAGAGAAGGATGAAGGATAAGCAGGAAGAGGATCTTGAACAAAATCGATATTCGTATACGCCCCCCCACCCAATATACTTATTGCAGCAAATTCTGGGTTTTCGTTAGGCACAATGATATCGAGATAACCATCCCCATTAACATCTTTGAGCGAGATATCTGCTCCACCATTTTTAATTAAACGAGATAAATCAGTTGGGTAGGCTACCATCGGCGATGTCGGGTCTGCGCCGTCATACAGTAATGCTCCTGAATCACTTACTCCAGGTAAAAGCAGGTCTGATTTGCTATCCCCATTGAAATCCGCAACAAAATATCCGTCACCGGCTTTAAGCAGTACCAAACCAAAGTTTACAATTTGCTCTTCAGTTAAAGCTGGAGACACCTCCTCAAAGGTGGTAGAGAAGCCCCACTGAAGCTCTGTAGACGTTCCACCTCCGGTATGGTAAACAGTCACATTTTCGCTAGTTGTAGCTAATTTATAGCTACTTTGAGGCGGAATAATAAGTGGAATAGATATATCTGAATAAATTAGTACAAATTGCGGTTTAGCATGAAAGTAATAATCATTTTTGCCATCATAATTTATATCGCCCATGTAAATATCGTATTTACTTGTATTAAATTCGATCGCCTGAGTAGCGCCTGAAAATGCTATCAAGCAGAAGAACACGACATAAATTATCCGATTAAACATTCAAATCTCCATTGAGAATATCTTGATAAAAATAACGAAAACTAATAGCACTAAAAATTATTAATGCAGTGGAACTACCACAAGGGAGCATACGACGAAATACCAAGCTAGCAGCTGATTCAATTTAGCGAGCAACAAATCACACTAAATTAACAGATAAAATAAGGGGGACGGGGGGGGGGTACAAACTTCCCTATCAAGCTCTCCCTACTAGCCTTGCCAAACAAAACTCAATTAACCACATAATCTCGCTGCCAATCATTTGATTCTTCTTGGCGCAAGCAACAGTCCTTCTGGACCCGCGCGCAACTTTAAATAATCTAACACCAAACTTCTAGAAGTTTTTATTAATACCAGCAACTTAATGAAACTTAAACACGAAGAAGCAATAATAAAGCATTAGAGTAACACAACCTTCCCCCCCCCCTTAAGTGCCAACCACAAGTGCCTGACACAAAAAAATACTTACAACCAAAGGCGCCAAGAGGTAATAAAACGGCCACACCAAATTAAAAACCAATCTGTAAGCAACAATTTTCAGCAACGTGCTTCTGAAAAACACACAAGAAAAAACTACCCCACAACCCCCAACGTAACCCTATCATTCCCCCCATTATCCTTCTCACTCCTCACCCCCACATAACCGTTTTTCTCAAAAACACCCCGCACAGCCTCCGCCTGCTGCCAGCCATGCTCTACACATAAAAAACCGTTTGGTAACAAGTGTTGTTTTGCGTGCTCGGCTATATGCTGAATATCGGCTAGCCCTTGGTTGGGGGCAACTAAGGCGGTTAGGGGTTCGAAGCGAACGTCGCCTTGTTTTAAGTGGGGGTCTTGTTCGTCTATATAGGGTGGGTTGCTTACAATTACATGAAACTTTTGCAAAGTTATTGCGCTAAACCAATCGCTGTGTAAAACCGTTACGTTTTTAAATCCGAGGGCTGCGCGATTTTTTTCTGCTAGCTCTACCGCCTGCGGCATTTTATCTACGGCGGTAATGTTTGCGGTGGGCAATTCAGAGGCGAGGGCTAATGCTATTGCACCAGTGCCTGTGCCTAAATCTAAAATACGAATATGCTCTTGCGGATTTTTTTGCTGTAGCGTTTGCGCAAGCTCTAGCGCTACTTCTACCAGTATTTCGGTATCGCCGCGCGGAATTAATGTTGCGGGGCTTACTTGTAACGGTAAGCTCCAAAATTCTTTTTCACCAGTTAGGTACGCAATAGGCGTGCCCTGCTGGCGCTGCGAGACCAGCTGGTTAAATTGTTGAAGTTGATCTGGGGAAGGGATTTTATCGCTCCAGGTGTATAGCCAGGTGCGATTTTTTTGCATTACAAATGCAAGCAGGACTTCTGCATCCAAGCGCGAGCTATCACTAATATCACTTAACAATAGCTGCGCTTGCTGCAAACATGCTTTTATGGTGATGGGGTTATTCACTTAATGCGGCGAGCTGATCTGCTTGATACTCGTTTACCAACGGCTGAATAACATCACCCAATGCGCCTTGCATCACTTCGTCTAATTTGTATAACGTTAAATTAATACGGTGATCGGTAACGCGCCCCTGCGGGAAATTGTAGGTGCGAATACGCTCGGAGCGGTCGCCACTACCAACTAAACTTTTACGCGCACTCGCTTGCTCGGCGGCAGCTTTTTCTTCTTGCGCCATACTTAAACGCGACGCCAATAACGACATAGCCTTGGCGCGGTTTTTATGCTGCGAGCGCTCATCCTGGCATTCCACCACCACACCTGTAGGTATGTGCGTTAAACGTATTGCTGAGTCCGTTTTGTTAACGTGCTGACCACCCGCACCACTTGCGCGGAAGGTGTCTATGCGCAAATCGGCTTTATTGATATTCACTTCCGCCATTTCATCGGCTTCGGGCATTACCGCTACAGTACAAGCAGACGTATGAATACGGCCCTGCGATTCCGTTTCGGGAACACGCTGTACTCGGTGCGCACCAGATTCAAATTTTAATTCTGAATATACGCCTTGGCCCACTACGCGAGTAATAATCTCTTTATAGCCGCCGTGCTCACCTTGGTTTTCGCTGATTATCTCAACCTTCCAACCTTTAGATTCAGCATAACGCGAATACATGCGGAACAAATCGCCAGAAAAAATCGCAGCCTCATCACCACCGGTACCGGCGCGAATTTCCAAGAATACGTTTTTGCCATCGTTCGGGTCTTTGGGTAACAAAAGCTTTTGCAGCTCTAACTCTAGCGGCTCTAATGCGGCTTCGTTTTCTTTTAGCTCATCTTGTCCCATTGCCCGCATATCTGGGTCACTATCGCTAATAAGTACTTTGGCTTCGGCTATATTGCCCAAAACAGTGTTGTACTCGTTATAGCATTTAATTACGGGTTCTAGCTCTGCGTATTCGCGGCCTAGGTCACGAAATTTATCTTGGTTAGAGA from Saccharophagus degradans 2-40 includes these protein-coding regions:
- the prfA gene encoding peptide chain release factor 1 → MKASILEKLEHLAERFTEVGALMGDPDVISNQDKFRDLGREYAELEPVIKCYNEYNTVLGNIAEAKVLISDSDPDMRAMGQDELKENEAALEPLELELQKLLLPKDPNDGKNVFLEIRAGTGGDEAAIFSGDLFRMYSRYAESKGWKVEIISENQGEHGGYKEIITRVVGQGVYSELKFESGAHRVQRVPETESQGRIHTSACTVAVMPEADEMAEVNINKADLRIDTFRASGAGGQHVNKTDSAIRLTHIPTGVVVECQDERSQHKNRAKAMSLLASRLSMAQEEKAAAEQASARKSLVGSGDRSERIRTYNFPQGRVTDHRINLTLYKLDEVMQGALGDVIQPLVNEYQADQLAALSE
- the prmC gene encoding peptide chain release factor N(5)-glutamine methyltransferase — its product is MNNPITIKACLQQAQLLLSDISDSSRLDAEVLLAFVMQKNRTWLYTWSDKIPSPDQLQQFNQLVSQRQQGTPIAYLTGEKEFWSLPLQVSPATLIPRGDTEILVEVALELAQTLQQKNPQEHIRILDLGTGTGAIALALASELPTANITAVDKMPQAVELAEKNRAALGFKNVTVLHSDWFSAITLQKFHVIVSNPPYIDEQDPHLKQGDVRFEPLTALVAPNQGLADIQHIAEHAKQHLLPNGFLCVEHGWQQAEAVRGVFEKNGYVGVRSEKDNGGNDRVTLGVVG